A stretch of the Pedobacter sp. MC2016-14 genome encodes the following:
- a CDS encoding FMN-dependent NADH-azoreductase, with the protein MKTILHLISSIQGAASNSVKLGHKVIEGIQKKYPGSTLEELNLVEMEIPHLNSAVLRTFFIPGDQLTAEEQLSIRLSNELVQQLLAADIIVIGAPLYNFTIHTALKSWIDHITRAGITFGYGESGPVGLVKGKKVYIAMSSGGVFSEGPAAAYDFVVPYLQSFLGFLGMTDVTVFRAEGVKMPGIMEKAMEKAIGSITID; encoded by the coding sequence ATGAAAACCATACTTCATTTAATTTCCAGCATCCAGGGTGCAGCATCCAATAGCGTTAAGCTCGGTCACAAGGTCATAGAAGGAATTCAAAAAAAATATCCGGGCAGTACACTAGAAGAACTGAACCTGGTAGAGATGGAAATACCACACCTTAACTCTGCCGTTCTTCGCACGTTTTTTATTCCCGGAGATCAGTTAACGGCAGAAGAGCAGCTATCTATCAGGCTTTCAAACGAACTTGTTCAACAATTGTTGGCTGCAGACATCATTGTCATCGGAGCCCCCTTGTACAACTTTACCATCCATACGGCATTAAAATCCTGGATAGACCACATCACCAGGGCGGGCATCACCTTTGGATACGGAGAAAGCGGTCCCGTTGGCCTGGTTAAAGGAAAAAAAGTATACATCGCGATGTCTTCTGGCGGCGTTTTTTCTGAAGGTCCGGCCGCCGCTTACGATTTTGTTGTACCTTACCTTCAAAGTTTTTTAGGCTTCTTGGGCATGACAGATGTAACCGTATTCCGTGCAGAAGGGGTTAAAATGCCCGGCATCATGGAAAAGGCAATGGAGAAAGCGATCGGCAGTATAACCATCGACTAA
- a CDS encoding winged helix-turn-helix transcriptional regulator, giving the protein MMINEPPISTAECTSSLRNVLDALYVLNGKWKLALILCLVESPRRFNEIQHQMTGISSKVLAKELKDLELNDFITRKVYPTTPVSIIYEATEYSQTLRNVIAELSAWGEQHREKIKQSMRRP; this is encoded by the coding sequence ATGATGATCAATGAACCGCCTATAAGTACCGCAGAATGTACAAGTTCGCTCAGAAATGTCCTGGATGCACTGTACGTGCTAAACGGGAAATGGAAGCTGGCCCTGATCCTTTGTCTGGTAGAATCGCCAAGGCGCTTCAACGAGATCCAGCACCAAATGACAGGCATATCATCTAAAGTGCTGGCTAAAGAACTAAAGGACCTTGAGCTGAATGACTTTATTACCCGCAAGGTTTATCCGACTACGCCGGTAAGTATCATTTACGAAGCAACCGAGTACAGTCAGACTTTGAGGAACGTTATTGCTGAATTAAGTGCCTGGGGAGAGCAACATCGGGAAAAGATTAAACAGAGCATGAGAAGACCCTAA
- a CDS encoding DinB family protein produces MDNFLKQMWLYNDWANKLLFESFKQNEARVPYACMHLLSHIMNAQSRWLSRLEIRKASTGVWDDHSLETCVAMHTNTADGIAAQIAKQEANPESAPLKCYTTDGREFQNNINDILLHIFNHGTYHRAQIAQEMRKNGLDPVNTDYIQFVR; encoded by the coding sequence ATGGATAATTTTCTGAAGCAAATGTGGTTATATAATGATTGGGCAAATAAACTGCTCTTTGAATCTTTTAAACAAAATGAGGCCAGGGTTCCGTATGCCTGCATGCACCTGCTCAGTCACATTATGAATGCACAGTCCAGATGGTTAAGCCGGCTGGAGATCAGGAAAGCTAGCACCGGAGTATGGGATGACCATTCGCTGGAAACTTGCGTTGCGATGCATACAAATACTGCTGATGGTATTGCTGCACAAATTGCTAAACAGGAAGCAAATCCGGAATCTGCCCCCCTTAAGTGTTACACTACCGATGGCCGGGAGTTTCAAAATAACATCAACGATATTTTACTTCATATCTTCAATCACGGAACTTATCATAGGGCTCAAATTGCACAGGAGATGCGTAAAAACGGATTAGATCCTGTCAATACAGATTATATTCAGTTTGTGCGTTAA
- a CDS encoding DinB family protein: MILKYLLEEFEQEVKSTRKLLQAVPEKDLNYKPSEISWTMGQLAQHIATIYYWYVGTLTKDVYDMAGDKLERADPADIKATLALFESNVELARAALTSLTEEKLQDLWTMKVGEQVVLGPLPRGTVSRGFLFNHIYHHRGELVIYLRATGNKVPGLYGPTYEDSQQG, from the coding sequence ATGATACTAAAATACCTCTTAGAAGAGTTTGAGCAGGAAGTAAAGAGTACACGTAAATTATTACAGGCCGTTCCTGAAAAAGACCTCAATTATAAACCCTCAGAAATTTCCTGGACAATGGGGCAACTTGCCCAACATATTGCCACCATATATTATTGGTATGTAGGAACGCTTACCAAAGATGTTTATGACATGGCCGGCGATAAGCTTGAGCGTGCTGATCCGGCCGATATTAAAGCAACTTTGGCGCTATTTGAAAGCAATGTGGAGCTGGCAAGGGCCGCATTAACATCGCTTACCGAAGAGAAGCTACAAGACTTGTGGACCATGAAAGTGGGTGAACAGGTTGTGCTTGGTCCTCTGCCCCGCGGCACTGTATCCCGAGGATTTTTGTTTAACCACATCTACCACCATCGCGGTGAATTGGTGATCTATTTGCGTGCTACCGGAAATAAAGTGCCGGGTCTGTACGGCCCGACTTACGAGGACAGTCAGCAAGGTTAA